From Varibaculum massiliense, a single genomic window includes:
- a CDS encoding molybdopterin molybdotransferase MoeA, with the protein MRTVAEHLNTCLSLVAPLEPLDVLLPDAVGCVLAEDVSAPFDLPVTDQATLDGYAVRSRDIGGAGKMRQVYLDVIAEVKAGDAEPCALVENSAVRIASGAPLPVGADTVVPLEETDQGGVRVQILSAPAKGRNILRRGQDVSAGTVILRAGSRIGSRQVALLAGVGRLRVTVRPRPRVVILSIGDELIEPGEAIRAGAVFDANGHALSSAVEDARADTFRVAAVPDEHRALSETIEDQLVRADIIITTGGLSYGSADTVKEVLAPLGTARFDNVAMTPGKQLGYGTVGEGTPIFCLPGNPVAAQISYEIFVRPCLRHLAGWEELYRPSLRARVDRGWRSPVGRRQFVPVKIVGAPDSGYRARLTGEPEDLLLSNMARANALAVIPEAVTSVSEGDYFHCMVLD; encoded by the coding sequence ATGCGCACTGTTGCGGAACATTTGAATACTTGTCTGTCCCTAGTGGCACCGCTAGAACCGCTAGACGTGCTGCTACCGGATGCGGTGGGGTGTGTCCTGGCCGAGGACGTGAGTGCACCTTTCGATTTGCCGGTCACCGACCAGGCAACTTTGGATGGATATGCGGTTCGTTCCCGAGATATCGGGGGTGCCGGAAAAATGCGTCAGGTCTACCTGGACGTTATTGCCGAGGTGAAAGCGGGGGACGCGGAACCTTGCGCCCTGGTGGAAAATAGCGCGGTCCGGATTGCCTCGGGTGCTCCCTTACCGGTGGGAGCAGATACCGTGGTTCCCCTAGAGGAAACCGATCAAGGCGGTGTTCGGGTGCAGATTCTGTCTGCTCCGGCAAAGGGTAGGAATATTTTACGTCGTGGACAAGATGTAAGCGCCGGTACCGTGATTTTGCGTGCGGGTTCACGCATTGGCTCGCGGCAAGTGGCGCTGCTGGCGGGAGTGGGGCGTCTGCGGGTGACGGTGCGTCCTCGTCCTCGGGTAGTAATTTTGTCAATCGGGGACGAACTGATTGAGCCGGGTGAAGCAATACGAGCCGGGGCAGTTTTTGATGCGAATGGACACGCGCTTTCCTCGGCAGTGGAAGATGCGCGGGCAGATACTTTCCGGGTGGCGGCGGTTCCTGATGAACACAGGGCGCTTTCTGAAACTATAGAGGATCAGCTGGTAAGGGCAGATATTATTATCACCACCGGTGGTCTTTCTTATGGTAGTGCCGACACGGTTAAAGAGGTGCTAGCTCCCCTGGGAACCGCGCGTTTTGACAATGTGGCAATGACTCCCGGCAAACAACTCGGTTACGGCACCGTCGGGGAAGGCACCCCAATTTTTTGTCTCCCCGGAAATCCGGTAGCTGCCCAAATCAGTTACGAGATTTTCGTGCGTCCCTGCCTGCGACACCTGGCGGGTTGGGAAGAGCTGTATCGACCTTCGCTGCGGGCGCGAGTAGATCGCGGGTGGCGTTCTCCGGTGGGCAGACGCCAGTTTGTGCCGGTGAAAATCGTGGGCGCGCCGGATAGTGGTTACCGGGCGCGCCTGACTGGGGAACCGGAAGACCTGTTGCTTTCCAATATGGCCAGGGCAAACGCGCTGGCGGTTATTCCCGAAGCGGTAACCTCGGTTTCCGAGGGCGACTATTTCCATTGCATGGTGCTAGATTAG
- a CDS encoding YggS family pyridoxal phosphate-dependent enzyme, with amino-acid sequence MDIATGIEQVDQRITKACEQAGRARSEVTLELAVKTRTSEQIIAAAKELKKRGLPVVLGHNHVQEAQATNEAVRAADLGAEVHIIGRLQGNKITAALKVCDLVETVDSLKTAQRLVRRLEANYPGRVLPCFIEVNCSREASKEGINPEEAWELTQQVLQMEQLSLRGFMTIGALSPDEQRIRESFRILRELRDCTVATGGRGQDARELSMGMSQDLEIAISEGATMVRIGTDVFGARDCR; translated from the coding sequence ATGGATATCGCAACCGGGATTGAGCAAGTAGACCAGCGGATCACTAAAGCCTGTGAGCAGGCCGGACGGGCGCGCAGTGAAGTTACTTTAGAGTTGGCAGTCAAGACTCGCACCAGCGAGCAGATTATTGCGGCTGCTAAGGAGCTGAAAAAACGCGGTCTGCCGGTGGTGCTGGGACATAACCATGTCCAGGAAGCACAAGCTACCAATGAGGCGGTGCGAGCAGCAGATCTGGGGGCGGAAGTTCATATTATTGGTCGCCTGCAGGGCAATAAAATCACTGCCGCCCTCAAGGTCTGTGACCTGGTCGAAACGGTAGATTCTCTTAAAACTGCCCAGCGTTTAGTGCGCCGCCTAGAGGCGAACTATCCCGGGCGGGTTCTGCCTTGCTTTATCGAAGTGAACTGTTCGCGCGAAGCCTCCAAAGAGGGAATAAACCCCGAGGAGGCCTGGGAGTTAACCCAGCAAGTGCTACAAATGGAGCAGCTCAGCTTGCGGGGATTTATGACTATTGGGGCGCTTAGCCCTGATGAACAGCGGATTCGTGAATCTTTCCGAATTTTGCGGGAGCTACGGGATTGCACGGTTGCTACCGGAGGACGCGGGCAGGATGCCCGCGAGCTGTCGATGGGAATGTCCCAGGATTTAGAAATCGCGATTAGCGAGGGCGCAACTATGGTGCGAATCGGCACCGATGTTTTCGGCGCACGCGATTGCCGTTAA
- a CDS encoding flavodoxin domain-containing protein: MKVLVTIASKHGATEEVGKVIAEELENAGLEVDLEKPEEVYSLDGYGAVVIGSAVYLTKWMDNASDFCRRFASELRRTPLWAFSVGLSGVPQDKVQDPSRVGPVLLNIEPKEYVTFPGKLDPEELSLRERTVARLGGAVEGDFRDDQLVRDWAKKIIKEIKA, encoded by the coding sequence ATGAAGGTTTTAGTAACAATCGCCTCCAAGCATGGAGCAACGGAAGAAGTCGGAAAAGTTATCGCCGAAGAACTGGAAAACGCCGGTCTGGAAGTGGATCTGGAAAAACCAGAAGAAGTCTACAGCCTGGACGGGTATGGCGCAGTGGTTATTGGTTCGGCGGTTTATCTAACCAAGTGGATGGATAATGCCAGCGATTTTTGTCGCCGCTTTGCTTCGGAGCTGCGTCGCACCCCGCTTTGGGCGTTCTCGGTGGGACTTTCCGGAGTACCGCAAGATAAAGTCCAGGATCCCTCCCGGGTGGGACCGGTGCTTTTGAATATTGAACCCAAAGAATATGTGACTTTCCCGGGCAAATTGGATCCAGAGGAGCTGTCTTTGCGGGAACGCACGGTGGCCCGTCTAGGAGGCGCAGTCGAAGGTGACTTCCGTGATGACCAGCTGGTTCGTGACTGGGCAAAGAAAATCATTAAAGAAATTAAGGCCTAG
- a CDS encoding CDP-alcohol phosphatidyltransferase family protein translates to MEQTPTTVHSEFTRLDYLKAWAVHAFTASAVIWAGCAVLALMRHDYLQMWGWLAISLIVDGLDGTLARRYRVKEVVPWFDGSALDLIVDYLTWTFIPAIFMSQTLVFAPGTPGKGIDLVVTEVLMVAVCASSMFCYCNKKAKSSDNYFVGFPAAWNIVILYLYLVALPWWFNLTIVLLFIVLTLSPLTFCHPFRVEKLRWLNILSVVIWLACIVWLTIYFPERNPLVWWAWWISGIYFIGNGVVRTFVGPQAPLKKVAS, encoded by the coding sequence ATGGAACAGACCCCAACAACAGTCCATTCAGAGTTCACCCGTCTTGATTATCTGAAAGCCTGGGCGGTACATGCTTTTACTGCCTCGGCAGTAATCTGGGCAGGATGCGCGGTGCTAGCTTTGATGCGCCACGACTATCTGCAGATGTGGGGCTGGCTGGCGATTAGTTTGATTGTTGATGGTTTAGACGGCACCTTGGCGCGGCGTTACCGAGTAAAAGAGGTGGTTCCCTGGTTCGATGGATCCGCCCTCGATTTAATAGTTGATTACTTGACCTGGACGTTTATTCCCGCCATTTTCATGTCGCAAACCTTAGTTTTCGCCCCGGGAACTCCTGGTAAGGGGATAGACCTAGTGGTGACGGAAGTGCTGATGGTAGCGGTTTGTGCGTCCTCTATGTTCTGTTATTGCAACAAGAAAGCCAAAAGTTCCGATAACTATTTCGTAGGGTTCCCCGCTGCCTGGAATATCGTAATCCTCTATCTGTACCTGGTGGCGCTGCCCTGGTGGTTCAACCTGACAATCGTGCTGCTGTTTATTGTGTTAACACTTTCTCCGCTTACTTTCTGCCACCCCTTCCGGGTGGAAAAACTGCGCTGGCTCAATATCTTGTCGGTAGTTATCTGGCTGGCCTGCATTGTATGGCTCACCATTTATTTCCCGGAGCGCAACCCGCTGGTCTGGTGGGCATGGTGGATTAGCGGCATTTACTTTATTGGCAACGGAGTGGTGCGCACTTTCGTAGGTCCCCAAGCTCCGCTTAAAAAAGTAGCTAGCTGA
- the mscL gene encoding large conductance mechanosensitive channel protein MscL translates to MSTEKTGFIAGFKEFISRGNAIDLAVGVVIGAAFGAVVTAIVEKFINPLIAGLVGKPNFDNVLEFHLGSATVQPGAIITALVNFLLVALAIYTCIIVPMNKLMRVRDAKDKTDEEEEEPEADPQVELLTEIRDLLQSEKSASQNS, encoded by the coding sequence ATGAGTACAGAAAAAACTGGTTTCATTGCCGGATTCAAAGAGTTTATTTCCCGGGGAAACGCCATTGACTTGGCAGTCGGAGTAGTTATCGGTGCAGCTTTCGGGGCAGTAGTAACCGCCATCGTAGAAAAGTTCATCAACCCGCTAATCGCCGGATTGGTGGGCAAACCCAACTTCGATAACGTTTTAGAGTTCCACCTGGGCAGCGCTACTGTGCAGCCGGGCGCAATTATCACCGCCCTAGTGAACTTCCTGCTGGTAGCACTAGCGATTTATACCTGCATTATCGTACCGATGAATAAGCTGATGCGCGTGCGCGACGCTAAAGATAAGACCGACGAGGAGGAAGAAGAACCCGAGGCAGATCCCCAGGTAGAACTGCTGACCGAAATCCGCGACCTGCTGCAATCCGAAAAATCCGCCTCCCAAAACAGCTAA
- a CDS encoding DEAD/DEAH box helicase encodes MSISPLNQLLDDLEDAGKLDDPLEVLAGFSNWATSTRRALYPHQEEAATEIFAGHHVIAATPTGSGKSMIALAGHLAALAKDQRSYYTAPIKALVSEKFFDLVELFGARNVGMITGDISLNAEAPIICCTAEILANQSLRDGAELDAGVVIMDEFHFYGDPDRGWAWQVPLLELPKVQFVLMSATLGNVDFFIRDLKARSGREVALVDGASRPVPLEMEYSEDDSQYLLESLVKAGRWPIYLVHFAQNEAVKTAAGLASANLLDREKREKIAAQLKGVHFTKGFGQTLSRLLRLGVGVHHAGMLPRYRLLVEQLAQQGLLVVICGTDTLGVGINVPIRTVVFTSLVKFDGRRQRHLSAREFHQIAGRAGRAGFDTMGFVVVQAPPEVIETKKLAAKGQKRKGAPATNSQKPKISWGRSTFERLVAAQPEPLRSHFRIDHSLALNVLSGERDAGEHLLWLARNNHDAPQNSNPHLRRLGQVYSSLKQAEVVRHLPAEKAGSRGRLVLTHDLPEDFALNQPLSPFALAALDLLDPDSPDYALDLVSIVESVLEDPRQVLIAQQKAQRDQVYQKLRSEGVEYNQRQEILEETTWPQPLKELIAGAFKTFAHSNPWVYGSEPSPKSVVRYLVENTLTFTQFISRFELARSEGVVLRYLTDAYRALGQIVPPEKRNEDFDQLLIWLGNTVKGVDSSLLDEWEALASGKRRESLAEDAEEEPAFGSGENQLPSANPFALRRQFRNAAWQRVEAIAFDSLPRLAACQDLHADGNAWSDEDCEALLDDYWERYDDLTLDQGARSSTHAVISEGEQARELLSRYLDPDSDLLDGRKVWALLQEVDDGSGLWEWRMLFALDISKTDASGELQPYLVTYGDIT; translated from the coding sequence ATGAGTATTTCCCCCCTAAATCAGCTGCTGGACGATTTAGAGGACGCGGGGAAATTAGATGACCCCTTAGAGGTCCTCGCAGGGTTCAGCAATTGGGCGACCTCTACCCGTCGAGCGTTATACCCCCATCAAGAGGAAGCCGCTACTGAAATTTTTGCCGGTCACCACGTGATTGCCGCGACTCCTACTGGTTCGGGAAAATCCATGATCGCCTTAGCAGGACATTTGGCGGCACTGGCAAAAGACCAACGCTCCTACTACACCGCCCCCATAAAAGCCCTGGTGTCGGAGAAATTCTTTGACCTAGTAGAGCTGTTTGGAGCCCGCAATGTGGGAATGATTACCGGCGATATTTCTCTAAATGCGGAAGCCCCGATTATTTGCTGCACCGCGGAAATCTTGGCCAACCAGTCACTGCGTGATGGTGCCGAACTAGATGCCGGGGTAGTCATCATGGATGAATTCCACTTTTACGGCGACCCGGACCGCGGTTGGGCTTGGCAGGTCCCGCTGCTGGAACTGCCAAAAGTTCAGTTTGTGTTAATGTCGGCGACCTTGGGAAACGTTGATTTTTTCATCCGGGACTTGAAGGCGCGCAGCGGGCGGGAAGTGGCGCTCGTTGACGGAGCCTCCCGCCCGGTGCCGCTGGAAATGGAATATAGCGAGGACGACTCCCAGTACCTGCTAGAAAGCCTGGTGAAGGCGGGACGCTGGCCGATTTACCTGGTGCATTTTGCGCAAAATGAGGCGGTCAAAACCGCCGCCGGCTTGGCGTCTGCTAATCTGCTGGACCGCGAAAAACGCGAAAAAATTGCTGCCCAGTTAAAGGGAGTGCATTTCACCAAGGGATTCGGCCAAACCCTGTCGCGCCTTTTGCGCCTGGGGGTGGGGGTGCATCACGCGGGCATGCTGCCGCGATACCGCCTATTGGTGGAGCAGCTGGCTCAGCAGGGGCTGCTGGTGGTTATTTGCGGGACGGACACTTTAGGGGTGGGGATAAATGTTCCTATCCGGACTGTGGTGTTCACTTCCCTAGTCAAGTTTGATGGGCGTCGCCAGCGCCACCTGTCGGCTCGGGAGTTTCACCAGATTGCCGGGAGAGCCGGGCGCGCCGGGTTCGACACTATGGGGTTTGTGGTGGTGCAGGCACCGCCCGAAGTAATTGAGACCAAGAAGTTGGCGGCGAAGGGGCAAAAACGCAAGGGCGCGCCGGCGACAAATAGCCAAAAGCCGAAGATTTCCTGGGGGCGGTCTACTTTTGAACGCCTGGTTGCCGCTCAGCCGGAGCCACTGCGCTCCCATTTCCGGATTGACCACTCCTTGGCGCTTAATGTGCTTTCCGGTGAGCGCGACGCCGGGGAACATTTGCTGTGGCTGGCACGCAATAACCATGACGCTCCGCAAAATTCGAATCCGCATTTGCGCCGCTTAGGGCAGGTTTATTCCTCATTAAAACAGGCGGAAGTGGTTCGGCATTTACCTGCTGAAAAGGCAGGTAGCCGCGGGCGCCTAGTGCTCACCCATGATTTGCCGGAAGATTTTGCCCTTAACCAGCCGCTATCTCCTTTCGCCCTGGCTGCTTTGGATTTACTAGATCCTGATAGCCCCGATTACGCCCTAGATTTAGTTTCGATTGTGGAATCGGTTTTAGAGGATCCCCGCCAGGTGTTGATTGCTCAGCAAAAAGCCCAGCGTGACCAGGTGTATCAAAAGCTGCGTTCCGAGGGCGTGGAATATAACCAGCGTCAGGAGATATTAGAGGAAACCACCTGGCCGCAGCCTCTGAAAGAACTGATTGCCGGCGCGTTTAAGACTTTCGCGCACTCTAATCCTTGGGTTTATGGCTCTGAGCCCTCCCCTAAATCGGTGGTGCGTTACCTGGTAGAAAATACCCTAACTTTTACCCAGTTCATTTCCCGTTTCGAGCTTGCCCGCAGTGAAGGGGTAGTGCTGCGCTACCTGACCGACGCCTATCGCGCCTTGGGGCAAATCGTGCCGCCGGAGAAGCGGAATGAGGACTTCGACCAGCTATTAATTTGGCTGGGGAACACAGTTAAGGGTGTGGATTCCTCGCTGCTCGACGAGTGGGAGGCGCTGGCCAGCGGGAAACGCCGGGAAAGCCTCGCGGAGGATGCCGAGGAAGAACCCGCCTTTGGGAGCGGAGAAAACCAGCTACCCAGTGCTAATCCTTTCGCTTTGCGCCGCCAGTTCCGCAATGCCGCCTGGCAGCGCGTAGAAGCCATAGCCTTCGATAGCCTGCCGCGGCTTGCGGCTTGCCAAGATTTACACGCCGATGGGAATGCCTGGTCGGATGAGGATTGCGAGGCTCTGCTGGATGACTATTGGGAACGCTATGATGACCTGACTTTGGATCAAGGAGCCCGTTCTAGCACTCATGCGGTAATTAGCGAGGGCGAACAGGCGCGGGAGCTGCTGTCTCGCTACCTTGATCCCGATAGCGATTTACTGGACGGCAGGAAGGTTTGGGCGTTGCTGCAAGAAGTGGATGATGGCAGCGGGCTATGGGAATGGCGAATGTTATTTGCCCTAGATATCTCGAAAACTGACGCGAGCGGGGAGCTACAACCTTACCTGGTGACTTACGGAGATATCACTTAG
- a CDS encoding SAF domain-containing protein, which produces MREFLWRWRRTIALAAAVAVIINLLRLVLPQVASKPMIVSATTIAPGTVITAEQVAVKAVPVAALPPRAYQKVSQVVGQRTAVPIAAGTTLFPALFSSSPFARQSYKGQVILALPLRESDQGLASAGDEVIFFLATSAENQSTSSDNENAVTGETSPESSPEAENKLAGNKGLAAQVTARVLSVSAASGSLTGGQKAATIEVAVNAAQAPLLVQASKTEPLQLARTG; this is translated from the coding sequence ATGCGAGAGTTTCTCTGGCGCTGGCGGCGCACCATTGCCCTAGCTGCCGCGGTGGCAGTAATAATCAATTTGCTGCGTTTAGTGCTACCCCAAGTTGCCAGCAAACCGATGATCGTATCTGCCACCACCATAGCCCCCGGAACGGTTATTACCGCTGAGCAAGTGGCAGTTAAAGCGGTTCCGGTGGCGGCGCTACCTCCCCGGGCGTATCAGAAAGTTTCCCAAGTAGTGGGGCAACGAACCGCAGTACCGATTGCTGCCGGAACTACCCTATTCCCGGCGTTATTTTCTTCCTCCCCGTTTGCACGACAATCCTATAAAGGTCAAGTGATATTGGCGTTGCCGCTACGAGAAAGCGATCAGGGTTTGGCCAGCGCCGGCGATGAAGTGATCTTCTTCCTCGCTACCTCTGCTGAAAATCAATCAACATCTTCAGACAATGAAAACGCTGTTACGGGTGAAACTTCTCCAGAAAGTAGCCCCGAGGCAGAAAACAAATTGGCGGGAAATAAGGGACTTGCCGCACAGGTTACCGCCCGAGTGTTATCGGTAAGTGCCGCCAGTGGCTCGCTAACTGGGGGACAAAAGGCAGCCACTATCGAGGTGGCAGTGAACGCCGCGCAGGCACCGCTGCTAGTGCAAGCCAGTAAGACGGAACCGCTACAATTGGCCAGGACAGGCTAA
- a CDS encoding 5-formyltetrahydrofolate cyclo-ligase: MDLVTSKRALRKKFLDRRRLSFSAAQRHQAETQVLAAAKPLLDSLKPGEVVASYLSFDTEVPTFLLNETILAAGLKLMVPCGLEQSRWGELDPAQHTRALYRRFNPHPPLLSREIRCDELAKIGLKIIFLPALAVDRTGVRLGRGAGWYDQTLAHCGPTCFPHPELIALVHEWEVLQAGTLPREPHDQLVDQVLTSEGRLQKLGSD; this comes from the coding sequence ATGGATTTAGTGACTAGCAAACGGGCGCTGCGAAAAAAGTTTTTGGATCGCCGCCGCCTGTCATTTTCAGCCGCGCAACGCCACCAGGCAGAAACGCAAGTCTTGGCGGCAGCGAAGCCACTTTTGGATTCCTTAAAGCCTGGCGAGGTAGTAGCTAGTTACCTTTCTTTCGACACTGAAGTTCCTACTTTCTTACTTAACGAAACCATTCTGGCGGCTGGTTTGAAACTGATGGTTCCTTGCGGTCTGGAACAGTCACGTTGGGGGGAACTGGATCCAGCGCAACACACACGTGCGCTTTACCGTCGTTTCAACCCGCACCCTCCCCTGTTATCTAGGGAAATACGCTGCGATGAGCTGGCGAAAATAGGGCTAAAAATTATTTTCTTACCTGCCTTGGCGGTGGATAGGACGGGAGTGCGTCTCGGGCGGGGAGCCGGTTGGTACGACCAGACCTTAGCCCATTGCGGCCCGACTTGTTTCCCTCATCCCGAGCTGATTGCCCTGGTACACGAGTGGGAGGTACTACAGGCGGGAACGCTGCCCCGGGAGCCACACGACCAGCTAGTTGACCAGGTATTGACCTCGGAAGGGCGTCTACAAAAACTAGGTAGCGACTAG
- a CDS encoding alanine/glycine:cation symporter family protein — protein sequence MDQAAAIVKQIADAIALYAEIWILIGLGIFYTVVTRGVQFRFFRHMWQVVFASRQGSHGGISSFQAFTISLAARVGVGNVFGVAAALIIGGPGAIFWMWIVALVGMATSFMESTLAQLFKVRNEDGTFRGGPAYYMWLGLRKRWFGSIFAIIAIITCGFVITSVQSNAIAGSIMTTLGTTEAQQGTHSAIIAVILFVFAAPIILGGIRSVARVTEWMAPIMAVVYVIIAAIILVMNIGQIPAILALIVKSAFTGGALGGGIGGGIFAALINGVQRGLFSNEAGQGTAPNAAATATVSHPVRQGLIQSLGVFVDTIIVCSATAIIILSAPKTVLTGTDPSQAASLTTVAVASQLGDWSTYLMLLIISVLAFSSIIAAYVYSDVNMSFVTTKPWASWLVRIVSVASVVLGAVVSLPLVWNAVDIAMAVMTITNLIAITLLWKWAVGALKDYSASRRRDKNGVPVFVAKDNPYLPGKLPTEVWDNPTGQTVSVAKA from the coding sequence GTGGATCAAGCCGCCGCAATCGTCAAGCAAATAGCCGATGCTATCGCCCTCTACGCCGAAATCTGGATTCTGATCGGCCTGGGGATTTTCTACACGGTAGTTACCCGGGGAGTGCAATTCCGTTTCTTCCGCCATATGTGGCAAGTAGTTTTCGCTTCTCGGCAGGGCTCGCACGGAGGAATCTCCTCCTTCCAGGCTTTCACTATTTCCCTAGCGGCTCGGGTAGGGGTAGGCAACGTGTTCGGAGTGGCGGCCGCGCTAATCATCGGCGGTCCCGGCGCGATTTTCTGGATGTGGATAGTGGCGCTAGTAGGGATGGCCACCTCCTTTATGGAATCTACCCTGGCGCAGCTCTTCAAGGTCAGGAACGAGGACGGTACTTTCCGCGGAGGTCCGGCCTACTATATGTGGTTGGGGCTGCGCAAACGTTGGTTTGGTTCCATCTTTGCAATCATCGCTATTATCACCTGCGGTTTCGTAATCACTTCGGTGCAGTCCAATGCGATTGCCGGCTCGATTATGACCACCCTCGGCACTACTGAAGCCCAACAGGGCACCCATTCGGCCATAATCGCGGTAATCCTGTTCGTTTTCGCAGCTCCGATTATTTTAGGAGGAATTCGTTCGGTGGCACGGGTAACCGAATGGATGGCTCCGATTATGGCGGTGGTTTACGTGATTATCGCGGCGATTATCCTGGTCATGAATATCGGGCAGATTCCCGCGATTCTGGCGTTAATCGTGAAAAGCGCGTTCACCGGCGGGGCGCTTGGAGGCGGAATCGGTGGGGGAATCTTCGCTGCCCTGATCAACGGGGTGCAGCGCGGCCTCTTTTCTAACGAGGCCGGGCAGGGGACTGCCCCCAATGCGGCCGCCACTGCTACAGTTTCTCACCCGGTGCGCCAAGGGCTCATCCAATCGCTAGGAGTTTTTGTAGACACCATTATCGTATGTTCCGCGACTGCCATCATTATTTTGAGCGCCCCCAAAACGGTGCTGACCGGTACCGATCCCTCTCAGGCAGCCTCTTTGACTACGGTGGCGGTAGCCTCCCAGTTAGGGGATTGGTCAACCTACCTGATGCTGTTGATTATCTCGGTGCTGGCGTTCTCTTCGATTATTGCCGCCTATGTTTACTCCGATGTAAACATGTCTTTTGTTACCACTAAGCCCTGGGCATCTTGGTTGGTGCGGATAGTCTCGGTGGCTTCGGTGGTGTTGGGGGCAGTGGTTTCCCTGCCGCTGGTGTGGAACGCAGTGGATATTGCCATGGCGGTTATGACCATTACTAACCTGATTGCGATTACCCTGCTTTGGAAGTGGGCAGTAGGCGCCTTAAAGGATTACTCTGCATCGCGGCGGCGGGACAAGAACGGGGTGCCGGTGTTCGTAGCTAAGGACAATCCCTATCTACCCGGGAAACTACCCACCGAAGTTTGGGATAATCCGACTGGTCAAACCGTTTCAGTAGCCAAAGCATAG
- a CDS encoding GNAT family N-acetyltransferase, whose protein sequence is MVSERTTFRLRARFRAQLDDPVGLGLIKPGNPPIKQLLVQEMNARDHRLAAQVRADNHSWLEPWEAGAAPGYRSENMELRAFIKRSARLARKGRYYSFAVWVDGQLVGQISIGDIALGASHSGNLGYWVAEEYSGRGIITTAVAMVLDLCLGAPYLHRVEINLRPENKASRRVVEKLGLRFEGRKRNFYFIAGQWADHLGYAATAEEMPEGGYLEQLRGRARLKEGESRSLPAEDEG, encoded by the coding sequence TTGGTTTCTGAGCGAACTACTTTTCGTCTGCGTGCGCGTTTCCGTGCGCAGCTAGATGATCCGGTAGGCCTCGGTCTGATAAAACCGGGGAATCCACCAATAAAACAGCTATTGGTTCAGGAGATGAATGCCCGGGATCATCGTTTAGCTGCGCAGGTGCGAGCCGATAATCACAGTTGGTTGGAACCTTGGGAGGCGGGTGCCGCTCCGGGGTATCGAAGTGAAAATATGGAGTTGCGGGCTTTTATTAAGCGGAGCGCCCGCCTAGCGCGGAAAGGACGCTACTATTCCTTCGCTGTTTGGGTTGATGGGCAGCTAGTGGGGCAGATAAGTATTGGCGATATTGCCCTGGGAGCTTCACATTCTGGGAACCTGGGGTATTGGGTTGCCGAAGAATATAGCGGTCGAGGAATAATCACTACCGCGGTGGCGATGGTGTTGGATTTATGCCTGGGGGCGCCATATTTGCACCGGGTAGAGATTAATCTGCGTCCTGAAAATAAAGCTTCGCGCCGGGTAGTAGAAAAGTTGGGGCTGCGTTTTGAGGGACGCAAACGCAATTTCTATTTTATTGCCGGACAATGGGCTGACCATTTGGGGTATGCCGCTACTGCCGAAGAAATGCCCGAGGGTGGATACCTGGAGCAGCTAAGGGGGCGGGCGCGGCTAAAAGAGGGGGAGTCCCGAAGTTTACCTGCTGAGGACGAGGGCTAA